In Mycosarcoma maydis chromosome 20, whole genome shotgun sequence, the genomic stretch GCACTctcacagtcgtgagtcttgcTGCGCGCCTccacagcacagcaactCACAGGCGTGAGGGCGTCACTCTCGACTCAGAATTGAGAACGTGTTTGCGGCACACTTGGACCGGCAGGTTGACCATGTCAAGTGCAAAATGTGTGTCATAATATCATTTactgattcacgattcacgcacGATTGTGAATATCTGCTGTGACAGAACTGTGGAGTTATGCCTGTTTACCGCCAAGTCTTGGCATTTGGGCTCGAAATTGCTTGGCATCGGTTTCTGCCGACCTGTTTCCCTGCATCTGGTTTAGATTCGCTGCGCTGTTGGTTATCGACATGAGCAGAgtctcgctctctctcgGATCGTCCGCCTAGGAGGACATGCCCGTACGATCGGAAGCCACACAAACCATGACTGAATCAGCGCCTGTGTTGGCACATTGTGAGAGCTCGCGCAGGCGGAGCGGTTCAAGACGAGTACGAACCAAACCAACGGCGACTCCGATGCCAAGGATGACCAACACACTGAGTTGTCGGATAGGCCTTTGCTAGTTAGCGGTCAAATGGGCTGTGCTATCCACGATGGGTACATCTACAAGCAGAGCCAAGACTTTGGAATCTTTCGCTTGATCGTGCCCCTCGCCGATCCTTGTCCACCTCGCATCTTTGACAGCGGGTAGCTGACCCTTCGACACGCAGGCCACTTTTGGTCAGatcaacaatcacgaatagacACCGTCGACTCGTCCTTGGAACCGTCTGCCTCGCCACCCACCACCCTGAGCTGCTCCCTTTGCTTTCGACCGGAACGACGACACCGTATTGCTCGCCATCTCCTTCATtcctcaccaccaacagcaacatTACCGAGGATCAACGTCGCAAGCCAGCCAGAACAACTGACTCACACACCACCTgatccaacagctcgacgtAGACACAGAAGAAAATCAGTGACGTTTCCGCTTCTTCCCTTTACACTCCCACACTCACCACACATACGCTCACAATGCCCGCCAGGTCAGGAGCCGCCTACCATCGGGCGGACAACCCGACCAGCATGATGTCCTCTCGGCCGTCGGTCCAGACCGATTCTagcagcagctcttcgtcCCAAAGGTACTATAACGCGTCCGGCTACCCTCAGACCAGCGGAGGCTACAACGGCCGCatgccagcagcaccacttCTCACCGACcaagaggatgacgacgacttTCTATACTCGGACAAGGGGCTTGACCGTCGCTCAGGCTCATGCATCAGCATGCGCGGTATGCTCAAcgtcttgaccttgatcCTGCTCGCCATGGGTCTTCTCGCCCTTTTTCTCGGCTACCCGCTTGTTGTGGTGCTAAGCAAGGTATTCGACACGATCGATATCAGCCCGCAAAGCGCCCAACGACTCACCAACCTGACACAACGCGGTCTCATCGACCCAGACACACCGCAAGCCGCCATGCGCCGCCGATCTCCGGTCGATGGCACTGACTGGCACCTGGTTTTTTCCGACGAGTTCGAACAAGAAGGTCGATCCTTCTGGCCCGGTGACGATCCCTACTGGGAAGCCGTCGATCTGTGGTACTGGGGAACCGGTGATTACGAATGGTACTCTCCCGAAGCCGTCAACACGACCAATGGCGCGCTTGTCATCTCGGTCGAAGCAAGGGAAACCAACAACAAAAACTTCCGCTCCGGCATGGTGCAGAGCTGGAACAAGGTGTGCTTCCAAGGCGCCTACTACGAGATCTCGGCACGTCTTCCCGGTTCCGCCACCGTTCCTGGCTTCTGGCCCGGTCTCTGGACACAGGGCAATCTGGGGCGTCCCGGATACGGTGCAACCAACGAGGGCATGTGGCCGTATTCATACCAAGGTTGCGATACCGGCGCTTTGCCCAACCAGACGTATATCAATGGTACTGGCcctcctgctgctctcaATGCAAACGGTCTCTTCTCGGCCAGCTACAACAATGAGCTGTCTTGGCTTCCCGGCATGCGCTTCACCTCGTGCAACTGCCCTGGTACTGAACACCCCGGTCCGAACCGCAACATTGCTCGATCCGCACCCGAACTCGATATCCTGGAAGCCAAAATCGACGTGGGTGGCGGTCACGGTGAGACGTCGCAGTCATTGCAGATGGCACCGTTCGACGTGGATTACTTCTACGGCAACAGCACTGAGCGCGGCGACATTCGCATTTGGGACGCCAACACGCGTTTGAACGACTACAAAGGTGGTGCAATCCAGGAAGCTGTTTCGGCGCTCAGCCAAGTTCCCGCGATTGCGTACGAACAGACGCCTGGCGGCAGATACGTCACGTTTGGTGTCGAGTATGCTCCTGACTGGAACCAAGACGGCGATGCGTATGTGACGTGGTACATGGATGGGCGACCGACGTGGACCTTGTACGGTCAGGCGATCGGGCCTGTCCCCGAACTCGACGTCAGCCAGCGTCTCGTCCCTACGGAACCCATGTTCATGATCCTCAACGTGGCCATCTCCGAGTCGTTCCAAGTGCCTGATTTTACGCAGCTCGAATTCCCAGCGCACATGGCCATCGACTATGTGCGCGTATACCAGCGTGACGGTCAACCCGACCGCGTCGGCTGCGATCCCGCCAACCGACCCACGTACGAATACATTGAAAACAACAAGGACATTTACTACGACCGCAACAAGACCGAGTACCCCAAATCAAAGATCCCTAGAAACCGCTTGCAAGGTTGCTGAGCCTCCAACCTCGGCCCATACCAACCGTATCCACCACGAACCCCAATCCCCAAGAATTCCAAGACGTCTTCTGCCACGTTACAACGTTCGATCTTGATGCACAGTCTTTTCCCGCCAACTTGCAGTCCCTTGCTTCTCTTTGCCGTCGAACAATGCATATCTACTCTAGTGTACACAGTATCTTTTCAACATCGCCTCAGCCACAGGTTTGTGACACATGTGACAACCAAGAAAGATGACTCATCTCGTAAAAGGTAGGCAGAGGAATCAATTGAAAGCAGACACAAAGACAAAGACATTTTCGATGAGAGCAGAACGGTGAGGCGGCAGTCACCTGCCAACTCTGGCTGGTGAGACGCTTTAGGCCTTGACGAGATCGTAGCCAGTGTAGCCTCCCTTCTTGCactcggcaagctcggcgacgTACATCGGGATACCGCCAGTGAAGTTGAGAGCCTGCACGGGCTTTCCTGGAATGTTTCGTCCCATGTACCATCCGTGGCTCTCGTGGAAGAGCGTCTTGGCCGAGAGCTCGTTAATGTGCTCGCCGAACTTGACCTCTGCCTCGTCCTGAACATCGAACGTGGTCAGGTTGTTGTCGCGCATGTACTTGATGAATTCGCACACCCATTCGGCCTGCACTTCAACCGTCGACGGACCGTTCGAGTAGGCGGTAGGTCCATGTGGTCCGTATAGGAAAAAGAAGTTGGGGAATTTCTATCGACATATCACAGTTGCAAATCTAGAAGCATCAGCAAcgcttcgtgattttgaCAAAACAGTGGTCGCTGATTCACGGTTGCAAGCCAAACTTACCGAAGTGTTGAGCCCATTGAGCGAGTTGCAACCCTGAGCCCACTTTTCGGTGAGCGGTAGACCGTTCTTGCCTCGGatgtcgatctgcttgaaGCCACCGGTGTGCGAGTCGAAGCCGGTCGCTAGAATGATTTGATCGAGCTCAATCTCTCGTCCGCTGTTGAGAAGGATGCCTTTTTCGGTGATCTCCTTGATGCCTTCGTCGCCACCTCGCTTGATCGAGACGATATCAACATTGTCCTGGTCCATCACCTCGTAGTAgttctgctcgagcgaagGTCGAACAGTGCCAAATGTGTGAGGCCACTCCTTGGGACAAAGGAtctcgcgcttcttgggGTCGCGAATACGCTCTGCGACCTTCTTTTGCCAAAAGTCGTACGAAGTCTTGTTGGCTTCCTTGTTCATATACATGTCATGGAATGTCTCAAGCCAAAAGTGGAAACCACCACGAGCCCACAGCTCCTCGTAGAGTTGCTCGCGCTCTTTGGCGGGTACAGAGAGCGTCTCACGAGGGTCAAAGTCGTAGTGGAAGCCGGCAAACGTCTTTTTGCGCTTGTCAAAAATTTCGGGATAGATGTCTTTGAAGGCTTCTTGTGCACTGGCCTCGAGCTTCTGTTGACGCATTGGGAGCGCCAGGTTGGGTGTACGCACAAAGACCGtgaggcgctcgacgatAGGACCGATCTCCTGGCTCACCTGGATGCCCGAGGCACCTGtgccgacgatgccgacctTTTTGCCGGTGCAatcgatcgcctcgtccCATTCACCTGTGTGAATGATCTGGCCCTTGAACTTGTCCATGCCGGGGATCTGGGGGATGTTGACCTTGGCGGCGAAGCCCAGGCAGAAGATGACATGCTGCGCAGTGGTGGTGACTGTCTGATCTTTGCTTGGTCCAGCAGCGACGGTCCACTGCTGAGACGCATCGTCCCAGTGAGCGCTGTGCACGCGGTGGTTGAAGGAGCAGTccttgcgcagctgcagcttttCATCGAGGTGATGAAAGTACTGTCGGAGTTCCTTGTACTCTGGATACTTGCACGAAAAGTTCCACGACTTCCACACCTCTGGGAACGAAAGGCCGTACAGAGGAACTTCGCTATCAACTCTTGCGCCAGGGTACTGTCGAGAGGATGGAAGACAAAGCACACGACCAAGCAAATTGACATGCAGCGCTTTAAAGTAGGTCAGCCGTCAAGCTCTGCGACACTATCTAACCCGGATCAGGATTGCGACGCATCCGTGACTCGTCGAGGGACTCACGCAATTGAGTCTCCAAATGCCGCCAAAGTCAGGAGCAGCGTCATAGAGGTGGACTTTGAAGCCCAACTTTCGGAGCATATACAGGTGGTAGATGCCTGCAAAGCCGCCGCCAATGACGATCGCGTCGTAGTGCTCAGTCATGTTGGTTTTTGCTTGTCTGTAAAATGGttgtcgagatggcgagTGAGCTACGTGAACGAGTCTATTGAGGGTTAGCAGAGGTCGAGACGAGGCAGTTGTACCGGTGTCTTTGGTTTACGGACGAGGCTTGTGACTTTATAAGTTTGCTGCGATGCTCTTCCGATGTGACCAAGCTTCGAACGTCGATACAGCATCACTTTCGTCTAGGTCGAGATCGCATAGTTGCTGCCGTACTACCCGGTAGTCTCGCGCAAACTCAATAAACGTAATCCGAACGAGCTGAACTCATGACTACAAAGTGTGGGGTAATTAAGCACTGCGGTAGCCGAGTGCGGATGTGGGCAGATACAGCAGgcaatcgtggatgtggGATCGGTCATCTGACTACAAACGCCACGTAATGGATGGCGAGACATCCAACTGACATAACCGACAGACGTCTTGGCTGCAGGCCACGCCAAAGAAGAGAAATGCTGTCAAAacgtgattcacgactgtg encodes the following:
- a CDS encoding uncharacterized protein (related to KRE6 - glucan synthase subunit) → MPARSGAAYHRADNPTSMMSSRPSVQTDSSSSSSSQRYYNASGYPQTSGGYNGRMPAAPLLTDQEDDDDFLYSDKGLDRRSGSCISMRGMLNVLTLILLAMGLLALFLGYPLVVVLSKVFDTIDISPQSAQRLTNLTQRGLIDPDTPQAAMRRRSPVDGTDWHLVFSDEFEQEGRSFWPGDDPYWEAVDLWYWGTGDYEWYSPEAVNTTNGALVISVEARETNNKNFRSGMVQSWNKVCFQGAYYEISARLPGSATVPGFWPGLWTQGNLGRPGYGATNEGMWPYSYQGCDTGALPNQTYINGTGPPAALNANGLFSASYNNELSWLPGMRFTSCNCPGTEHPGPNRNIARSAPELDILEAKIDVGGGHGETSQSLQMAPFDVDYFYGNSTERGDIRIWDANTRLNDYKGGAIQEAVSALSQVPAIAYEQTPGGRYVTFGVEYAPDWNQDGDAYVTWYMDGRPTWTLYGQAIGPVPELDVSQRLVPTEPMFMILNVAISESFQVPDFTQLEFPAHMAIDYVRVYQRDGQPDRVGCDPANRPTYEYIENNKDIYYDRNKTEYPKSKIPRNRLQGC
- a CDS encoding uncharacterized protein (related to Cyclohexanone monooxygenase) — translated: MTEHYDAIVIGGGFAGIYHLYMLRKLGFKVHLYDAAPDFGGIWRLNCYPGARVDSEVPLYGLSFPEVWKSWNFSCKYPEYKELRQYFHHLDEKLQLRKDCSFNHRVHSAHWDDASQQWTVAAGPSKDQTVTTTAQHVIFCLGFAAKVNIPQIPGMDKFKGQIIHTGEWDEAIDCTGKKVGIVGTGASGIQVSQEIGPIVERLTVFVRTPNLALPMRQQKLEASAQEAFKDIYPEIFDKRKKTFAGFHYDFDPRETLSVPAKEREQLYEELWARGGFHFWLETFHDMYMNKEANKTSYDFWQKKVAERIRDPKKREILCPKEWPHTFGTVRPSLEQNYYEVMDQDNVDIVSIKRGGDEGIKEITEKGILLNSGREIELDQIILATGFDSHTGGFKQIDIRGKNGLPLTEKWAQGCNSLNGLNTSKFPNFFFLYGPHGPTAYSNGPSTVEVQAEWVCEFIKYMRDNNLTTFDVQDEAEVKFGEHINELSAKTLFHESHGWYMGRNIPGKPVQALNFTGGIPMYVAELAECKKGGYTGYDLVKA